The Cupriavidus necator DNA window CAATCATGTTGTCGCTCATCGCAGCCCCAGTCCTTTCGCAATAATTCCGCGCAAAATCTCTCTCGTGCCCCCTCGCAGTGAGAACGATGGCGCCGCCAGCGTCACCAGGTTCAGCACCTGGTCGAACTCGCTTCCATCCCCCAGTCTGTCGGGGAATACCTCGTAGGCAATGTCGGGCAGCGACTGCTCCAGCAGCGCCCCCTGGTCCTTGACGATGGAGGCGGCCAGCGACGGGTCCTGCCCCTCGGCCATCATCAGTGCGATGCCCTGCGACATCTGGCGCAAGGTGGCATAGCGCGCGATCACCTTGCCGATGGCCACGGCCTGCTGACGGTTGCCTGCCTGCGCCGCATCGAGCATCTCCAGCAGCAGTTGCGTGCTGCTCAGGAAGCGCTCCGCGCCCGATCGCTCGTACTTCAGTTCATTGATCACCTGGCTCCAGCCCTTGCCCTCCTCGCCCACCAGGTGGTCATCGGGCACGAACACGTCGTCGAGGATCACTTCGTTGAAGATGCGCGTGCCGAGCTGCGAGACGATGGGCCGCACCGTCACGCCGGGGCGGTCCATCTCGATGAAGATCTGGCTCATGCCGGCGTGGCGGTCATCGCCACGTTCCCTGGTGCGCACCAGGGCCACCATGTAGTGCGCATGGTGCGCGCCCGAGGTCCACACCTTGCGGCCGTTGATCTTCCAGCCGCCTTCGACCTTGGTGCCGCGGGTCCGGATGGAAGCGAGGTCCGAGCCCGAGTCCGGCTCGCTCATGCCGATGCAAATGAACGCCTCGCCCCGGCGGATCTGCGGGATGATTTTGGGAGCAAGCTGGTCGCGGCTGTAGCGGATGAGCAGCGGCCCCATCTGGCGGTCGGCGGCCCAGTGCGCGCCCATCGGGGCACCTACGGCCAGCAGTTCCTCCAGCATCACATAGCGCTCCAGCATGCTCTTTCCGCCGCCGCCGATGTCGGTTGGCCAGGTCATGCCGAGCCACCCCTTTTCGCCCATCTTCCTGGAGAAATCCGGGTCGCGGCCGGCCCAGTTGTATGCCCGCTCGACGCGTGAATACTTTGTGATGTGCTCCCTGGCAAAGGCTCTTGCCTCCTCCCGGAGCGCCTCGCATTCGGGTGGCAGGTCCCCGACCGTGACGTGCAAAGTATCCATGTTTATCCTTACTTGCTTGCGAACAAGCAACACTATAGAGTGGATACAACGAATCTGCTCTAGGTAATAACGATGAGAAGCGAGGCAACCATGAACGCAAGCGACATGACGAACGACCAGAAGAAGCCGGACGCCACCGCTCCCCGAGGCCCTCTTGCCGGTATCCGCGTGCTGGATCTGACCGCGGTGGTACTGGGTCCCGTCGCCACCCAGGTGCTGGCGGACTATGGCGCCGAGGTGATCAAGGTAGAACCTCCCGAGGGCGACCTGATGCGTGCAAACGGCGTGAGCCGCACGCCCGGCATGAGTTCCACCTTCATGAATATCAACCGCAACAAGAGTTCGGTGTGCATCGACCTCAAGGCGGAAGAAGGCAAGGCACAGCTACGCCAGCTGATCGGCCGCTGCGACGTGCTGGTGCACAACATCCGCATCAAGGCGATCGAGCGGCTGGGGTTCGGCTACGATTCGGTGGCGCAGATCAACCCGGGCATCGTCTACTGCGCCGCCACCGACTTTGGCGAGGGCGGCGCCTTTGCCGGCCAGCCCGCATTCGACGACATCATCCAGGGCGCCTGCGGCCTGGCCCATCTGGTGGGACACGAAAGCGGCGTCCCTGACTACCCGCCCACCCTGCTGGCCGACAAGATCGCGGGCCTGGCCACGGCCAACGCCATCCTGGGCGCGATCGTCCACAAGGTCCGCACCGGCGAAGGCCAGTACGTCGAAGTGCCGATGTTCGAGACAATGGTCGCCTTCACGATGACGGAGCATCTGGGCGGCCACGGCTTTCAGCCGCCCATTGGCGACGCCGGCTATGCGCGCCTGCTCAAGGGCGGCCGCAAGCCCTCGCCCACCAAGGACGGGTACATCGCCCTGCTGCCCTATACGGAGCAGCACTGGAAGGCCTTCTTTCACCGCTTCGGGCGCGGCGAATTCATCGAACAGTTCAACATCAGCAGCCGGATCGAGCGCAACAAGAACATCCAGGCGATCTATGCGGAGCTGCGCAACATCACCGCGCGGTACACCACAAAAGAGATGATGGACGTGTGCCGCGAGATGGATATCCCGGTCGCGGAAATGTATTCCATCCACACCATCCAGACCCATCCCCAGGTACAAAGCACCGGGCTGTTCCAGACCATGACGCACCCCACCGAAGGCGACGTGGTAACCACCCGCCCGACGGCCCTGTTCTCCAGGTCGCCTGCTTCCATCTATAAGCCTGCCCCTCGTCTCGGCGAGGATACTGAGCGGGTCTTGGGTTCCAGGTCCGTGAAATGTTCGAATTGAAGCCGAACCTGAAAAACACGGCCAAGCAGCCGCCCATTGATCCCAAAGTGGAGAAAGCGTCTAATCATCAAGAGAAGGGACCTGAAGTGACGAGGTCTGTATGCACTGCACAAACTGCGGATCCGAGAACCCTCCTGACGCGAGGTTCTGCAAGGATTGCGGATCACGACTGGGCCGACGCTGCCCGCACTGTGGCCACGACTCGGGTTCGGCCGACAGGTTTTGTACCGCATGCGGCGCATCGCTGGCCTTACCCACTGTCGGCCCTTCCGATGAAAACCAGCTGACGGCGGCGCCCGCTCCCATCGACTACACCCCACGCCACCTGGTCGAACGCATCCTGGCGCAGCAGGCGGCGATGGAAGCCAGGGGCGCGACCGCCGGCGAGCGCAAGACCATCACGGCGCTGTTCGCCGACATGGCGGGTTCCACGGCGCTGATCCACGACCTGGACCCGGAAGAAGCGCGCCGCCTGATCGATCCCGTGATCGCGCTGATGATGGAGGCCGTGCACCACTACGAAGGCTATGTCGCCAAGTCGCTGGGCGACGGCATACTGGCCCTGTTCGGTGCGCCCATCGCGCATGAAGACCACCCGCAGCGCGCGCTGTATGCGGCGCTGCGGATGCAGGAAGCGATGCGCCGCCACGGCGACCGCATCCGCCTGGAGCAAGGCATACCGCTCCAGATCCGGGTGGGCATCCACACCGGCGAGGTGGTGGTGCGGTCCATCCGCCGCGACGACCTGCATACCGACTACGATCCGGTAGGACACACGATCAACATTGCCTCGCGGATGGAAAGCATCGCCACGCCGTCGTCCATTCTGGTCAGCGAGGCGACCTGCAGGCTGACGGAGGGGTATTTCGACTTCAAGGCCCTGGGCGCAACCCAGGTGAAGGGCATTAGGGAGCCGCTTGCCGTGTATGAAGTGCTGCGCCTGGGCGTGTTGCGCACGCGCCTGCAGGTGGCGCAACGCCGCGGCCTGGCGCAGTTCGTAGGCCGCGAGGGTGAGCTGGCGCAATTGCGTGACGCGCTGGAGCGGGCCAAGGCGGGACACGGGCAGATCGTGGGCGTGGTCGGCGAGGCCGGGGTCGGCAAGTCACGGCTGTTCCATGAGTTCAAGGTGCTGTCGCAGCGCGGCTGCATGGTGCTTGAGACCTTCTCGGTGTCGCACGGCAAGTCGTTCGCGTACCTGCCGCTGATCGACCTGGTGAAGAATTATTTCCAGATCGAGCCGCTCGATGATGAGCGCAGGTGCCGCGAGAAGGTCGCCGGCAGGATGCTGATGCTGGACCGCACACTGGAAGAGCTGCTGCCTTACCTGCTTTTCCTGCTGGGTATCAGCGAGCCGGGTTCGGCATTGCCGAACATGGATCCCCGCATCCGGCGCCAGCGCACCTTCGACGCAATCACGCGCCTGCTGGTCCGAGAGAGCCACAACCAGCCGCTCGAGTTGATCTTCGAGGACCTGCAATGGCTGGACAGCGAGACCGAGGCGTTCCTGGATGTCCTCGCCAGCCACCTGCCAGGTGCCAGGATCCTGCTGCTGCTCAACTATCGGCCCGAGTACCAGCATGGCCGACATCAGCCGGACCGTTACACCGAGCTACGGCTCGATCCGCTGGGCCAGGCCGAGGCCCAGGAACTGCTCGCCGCGCTGCTTGGCGACGATCCCGCGCTGATGCCGCTCAAGCGGCTCATCCTGGACAAGACCGAGGGCAATCCATTCTTCATGGAGGAAGTGGTGCAGACCTTGTCCGAGGAGAAGGCCCTGCTCGGCGAACCTGGCCACTACCGGATCGAGCAGACCCCGATCGCGCTGCATATTCCCACCACGGTCCAGGGCGTACTGGCCGCCCGCATCGACCGGCTGCCCCGCCCCGAGAAAGACTTGCTGCAGAGCCTTGCCGTGATCGGCAAGGAGTTTTCCCTGAGCCTGATCCAGCGCGTGGTCTCCCAGCCGGAGGAACAGTTGCAGCCGCTGCTGGCCAGGCTGGAGGCCGGCGAATTCATCTACGAGCGGCCCGCATTCCCGGATACGGAGTACATGTTCAAGCATGCGCTGACCCAGGAAGTCGCCGGCAGCTCGCTGCTGACCGAGGAGCGCACCGCGCTGCACCAACGCACGGCGCAGGCAATCGAAGCCCTGTTCCAGCATCAGCTGAAGGATCACTACAGCGAGCTGGCCCGGCACTACAGCCTGAGCGGCAATGAACCGAAGGCCGTCGAGTACCTGCAGTGCACCGGCCAGCAGGCAGTGCAGCGCTCCGCGTACCACGAAGCGATCCGCCACCTGAATGCCGCGCTGGAATTGCTCCAGCGCCAGCCCGATTCGCCCGAACGCGCCCGCCAGGAACTCACGCTGCGCCTTGCCATCGGGCCGGCGCTGATCGCCGCCAGGGGCTTTGCCTCGTCCGAGGTCGAAACCACTTACAGCCGTGCCCTGGCGCTGTGCGGCGAGGTCGGGGAGACCCCGCAGCTTTTTCCCACGCTGGTCGGCCTGCGCACGTATTTCTCCCTGCGCGCCGAGCATCGCAAGGCTTACAAGCTGGGCAAGCAACTGCTTGCCCAGGCCAGGAAGACGCAGGACCCGGAGCTATTGGGCGAGGCCCATGTCTCGCTCGCCACGACCTTGTATTACTGCGGGAAGTTCAGGGCCTCCGATGGCCACCTGCGAGATGCGCTCGCCCTCTATGGCGCCAAACCGGATCACGTCCATGTGAATATGCATGGCGTCGACCCGGAGTCACGGGCGCTATCCTTTTCGGCATTGGTCCTGTGGAATCTCGGCTATCCGGACCAGGCCTGCAAGCGAGCACAGAGTTCGCTCACGCTGGCCCGGCAGCTGTGCCATCCCTTCAGTCTCGCGCATGGCCTCTGCCTGGCGGCCGAGCTGCACCAATTCCGCTGCGACCCAAGGCTCACGCTCGAGTGCGCCGACGCGGCCATCGCGCTCTCAAGCGAGCAGGGCTTCCCCGTGTGGCTTGCCTGGTCGACCTTCCTGCGCGGTTGGGCCCTGGCCGAGCAAGGGCAGCATGAGCAAGGCATCGCGCAGATGCGCCAGGGGCTGGCGGCGTACCACGCTACCGGCGCGGCGCTGGGGCATTCGCACTTCCAGCAACTGTTGGCGCAGATCTACGCACGCATGGGACAGGTGGATTCAGCCCTGGACGCGCTAGCCGAAGCGCAAGACGCGGTGCAAAGGACCGGTGAGCACTATTGCGAAGCTGAGTGGCATCGGGTCAAGGGCGAGATGATCCTTCACGGCTGCCGTTCTGATGGCCTTCTGTCTGAAGATGACGCGCAAGCGTGTTTTCACCAGGCGATCACGGTAGCCCGCAAGCAGAATGCCAGGTCGCTGGAGTTGCGGGCCTCACTGAGCCTTGCACGGCTCTGGCAACGCCAGGGCAGGCCCGAGCCGGCCAGGCAACTGCTGGACCAGATCCGCGGCGCATTTACCGAAGGGCTGGACAGCGCGGACATGCGCGACGTCGTGGCGGCATGCCGTTGATGACGATTTCGCCGCCAGCGGCGATTTGCGCCAGTGTTTACATTCTGAATCTCCTGATTTCCACTCAGGCCGCCCTGGCGGCCAGTGCGGGATAGTCGGTCAGCCCGCGTGCGCCACCACCAAACAGCGTGTCGCGGTCATGGGGGTTGAGCGTCGCGCCAGCGCGCAGGCGCTCCGGCAGGTCGGGGTTGGCCACGAACGGCCGGCCGAAGGCAATCAGATCGGCCCATCCCTCGTTCAGCGCGGCCTGCGCACGTTCCGCGGTGTACTTGCCGGCGTAGATCAGCGTGCCCCGATACACCTCGCGCAGCCGCTGCTTGAATGCGGCGGGCATATGCGGTGCATCGTCCCAGTCGGCCTCGGCGATATGGATGTAGCCCACGCCCAGCTCGCCGAGCAGCTTTGCCGCGGCCGCATAGGTGGTTTCCGGATCGGCGTCGACGCAGCCATTGAGCGTGGTCAGCGGCGCCAGGCGGATACCGACCCGGTCCTTGCTGGCCGTGCCCTCGATCAGCGCCTGCGTCACCTCGCCCAGGAACCGCAGGCGGTTTTCTAGCGAGCCGCCATATTCGTCGGTACGGTTGTTGGCTTCCGAGTCGATGAACTGGTTGACCAGATAGCCGTTGGCCGCGTGCAGTTCCACACCGTCGAAGCCGGCCGCCATCGCGTTGCGCGCGGCCTGGCGGAATTCGTCGACGATGGCGTGGATCTCTTCCACCTTGAGCGCGCGCGGGTGGGATGCCTGCACGAAGCCCGGCTTGCCATCCTGATCGGCGACGAACACGTTCACACCGTGCGCCGGGATGGCGGACGACGACACCGGTGCGTGGCCATCGAGCAGACTGACATGGCTCAGGCGGCCCACGTGCCAGAGCTGCGCGAAGATGCGACCGCCCGCTTCATGCACGGCAGCGGTGACCTTGCGCCAGCCGGCGACCTGCGCCGGCGTGTGGATGCCGGGCGTCCACGCATAGCCCTTGCCGAGCGGCGAAATCCAGGTGCCCTCGCTGACGATCAGGCCGGCGCTGGCGCGTTGCGCGTAGTACTCGGCCATCAGTTCGTTCGGCACGTCGTCGGGCTGGCTTGCGCGCGAACGCGTCATCGGCGGCATCACGATGCGATTGGGCAGCGTGAGGGCACCCAGCGAATGCGGCTGGAACAGCGGATCGTGTGTATCGGACATCATGGCCTCCTCAGTCCCAGGCCGGGGCCAGGCCCTCGGGGCTGACCTCGCGGCCGTTGCGCTCCAGCGCGGCGATCTGGGCCATGTCGTCGGCGTCGAGCTTCAGGTCGCGCGCCAGCAGGTTGCTGGCCAGGTTCTCGCGCCTGGTCGACGATGGAATCACCGCATAGCCGAGTTGCAGCGCCCATGCCAGCGCAACCTGCGCGACGGTGGCGCGGTGCTTGTTCGCGATCTGCGCCAGCACCGGGTCCTTCAGCACCTTGCCGTAGGCCAGCGTCATGTACGACGTCACGGCGATGCCCTGCTCCTTCAGGAACGCGGCGAGCTTGTGGTTCTGCAGATAGGGGCTCAGTTCGATCTGGTTGGTGGCGATTTCGCCCTTGCCAACCGCATCGAGCGCCTGCTTCGTCAGTGCGATATTGAAGTTGGAAACACCAATCTGCCGCGTCAGGCCCAGCGCCTTGGCTTCGGCCAGCGCCGCCATGTATTCGGGCAGCGCCACGCCATTGCCCGGCGCCGGCCAGTGGATCAGGGTCAGGTCGACGTAGTCGGTGCGCAGCTTGTCCAGGCTTTCGCGCAGGCTCGGCACAAGCTTGCCGGCGGCGTAGTTCGCCGTCCAGATCTTGGTGGTCACAAACAGTTCATCGCGCTTCACGCCGGCCTTGGCGATAGCCTGGCCGACGTCGGCCTCGTTGCCGTAGATCTGTGCCGTATCGACGGCGCGATAGCCCAGGTCCAGCGCGTTGCGCACCGAATCGATCACGGCCTGGCCGGTCAGGCGGAAAGTCCCGACACCAAATGAAGGAACGCTCATGGTGCAACTCCTATGAAGGAAACTCGAATGCACGCAGTTTGCCGCCCTTACCTTTGCGGATAAAGCCGTGTATAAGGGAAATTCATTTGATTTGAAATCAATAATGAAGACGACCATCGACGAACTGCTGGCCTTTGCCGCCGTGGTGGACACCGGCTCGATCACGGCGGCCGCCGAGCAGCTCAAGCTGACGGTCTCCGCCGCCAGCCGCACCCTGGGCCGGCTGGAGGAGAAACTGCAGACCACGCTGCTGCGGCGAACCACGCGGCGGCTGGAGCTGACCGAGGAAGGGGCGGCATTCCTGGAACACGCCCGCGCCATCCTGGCGATGGTTGACGAGGCGGAAGAGCAGATCGCGGCGCGCCGCCTGCGGCCGGTTGGGCGCTTGCGGGTGGATGCGGCAACGCCGTTCATGCTGCATGTGATCGTGCCGCTGCTGGAGGGCTTTCGCGCCAGCTACCCGGAAGTGGAACTGGAACTCAACTCGAACGAAGGCATCATCGACCTGATCGAAAAGCGCACCGATGTGGCGTTCCGCATCGGCCAGCTGAAGGACTCAACGCTGCATGCGCGCCCCATCGGCACCAGCCGAATCCGCATCCTGGCCAGTCCCGGCTACCTGAAGCGCCACGGCACGCCCACCAAGCCGGCGCAGCTCGCGCAGCATGCGCTGCTGGGCTTCACGCAGCCGGAATCGCTGAACGACTGGCCGCTGCGCGACGACGACGGCAGCGTGCTGCATATCAAGCCAACCATCGCCTCGTCCAGCGGCGAGACCCTCCGGAGCCTGGCCCTGAACGGCCAGGGCATTGCCTGCCTGTCGGACTTCATGACGCGCGACGATCGGCAAGACGGGCGGCTGGTGCAGCTGTTTGCGAAACAGACCCTCGATGTGCGCCAGTCGATCAACGCGGTCTACTATCGCAACACCGCGTTGGCGTCCCGCATCACCTGCTTTGTCGAGTATGTGGTCAAGGTGCTTGGCCAGAAGCCGTTCGAGAGCTAGTTTTCATATTTGATGCCAGATCAAAAGTATTTGACCGATACACGGCTTAATCTGCAAAGATGAACCGGGCAAACTGCGCTCCATCGAAACCCATTCCCTGGAGCACAAATGAGCCCCCTCTTCAAGCCCTTTGCCATGGCCGAGCAAACGCTATCCAACCGGATCGCCATGGCGCCGCTGACCCGTTCGCGCAACCCGGACGGGGTGCCCAACGATCTCAACGCGCTCTACTACGGCCAGCGTGCCGACGCCGGCCTGATCGTGACCGAAGGCACGGTGATCTCGCCCAGCGCGCAGGGATTCCTGTTCAATCCGGGCCTCTACACGCCGCAACAGGTTGAAGGCTGGCGCAAGGTGACCGACGCGGTGCATGCGAAGCGCGGAACGATCTTCACGCAGCTCTGGCACGTCGGCCGGGTGAGCCACGTCTCGATCCAGCCTGGCGGCATCCAGCCGGTCAGCGCAACCGACCAGGTTGCGAAGAACACCAAGGCCTGGGGCTATACCGCCGACGGCACGCCCGGTGCGGTCGATGTATCCGCGCCGCGCGCGCTGGCCAGCGGTGAGGTCTACGGCGTAATCGCCGATTTCGCGGAAGCCGCGGCCAATGCGATCGCCGCCGGCTTCGACGGCGTGGAACTTCACGGTGCCAATGGCTACCTGATCGAACAGTTCCTGAACCCGACGGTGAACGACCGCACCGACGAATTCCGTGGCGACACGCTGGAAGGCCGTACCCGCTTTGTACTGGCTGCCATCGACGCCGTGGCAGCCCGGATCGGCGCGCATCGCACGGCCATCCGCCTGTCTCCCTATGGCGGACTGGGCGACATGGCCGAGTACCCTGAGCTGGAGCAGACCTATCTCCATCTGGCCGACGAGCTCTCGAAGCGGAATATCGCCTACGTCCACCTCATGGACCAGAGCACGCGCGGCAGCTCGGCCACGCCGGGCGACTTCCTGGCAAGGTTCCGACGTCGCTTCACGGGTGCGCTGATCCTTGCGGGTGGCATGACACGCGCACGCGCCGAGCAGCTGATTGCCGATGACCTGATCGACATTGCCGCCTTCGGCGAGCCGTTCATCGCCAACCCCGATCTGGTTGCCCGGCTTGAGAACAACTGGCCGCTGGCCTCGTCGGACCGCGCGCACCACTACGGTGGCGGCGCCGAGGGCTACACGGACTATCCCGCCTACGACGGCGCCGCCGCAGCCTGAACTGCGCCAGACCACCTCGCGCAGCTTCACGCGGCGCTTCGGGCAGCCGCCCGGGGCGGGGCGGGTGTCCGCACACGGATAGCAAGGCTGCACTCAGTCCATCGAGCCACACGATTGCGCGCGGGGGTGTCGCCGCTCAGGTCGTCAGCAATTTTTCCTGATTTTCACCACGAATTCAGCAACAAATACCCGCGTTATCTGATTAACCTGCCCGCTATTTTCCGTTTACGGCCCGCCGCGGACGAGAAAATAGCTGCTCCCGCCGGCCCCACGAAGGCCGGCGCGGCCTTTCTGATGACACGGAGACAACGACACATGAGTGCAAGCGCAGAACATCTGCAACGCGGCCTGGGCGAACGGCATATCCGGCTGATGGCGCTGGGTTCGGCCATCGGCGTGGGCCTGTTCCTGGGCGCCGGCAATGCCATCAAGATGGCCGGCCCCGCCATCATGCTGGGCTACCTGATCGGCGGCGCGGTGATCTTCCTGATCATGCGCGCGCTGGGCGAAATGGCCGTGCACAACCCGGTGGCCGGCTCGTTCTGCCGCTACGCGCAGGACCACATGGGCCCGCTGGCCGGCTACCTGACCGGCTGGAACTACTGGTTCCTGTGGCTGGTGACCTGCGTGGCGGAGATCACCGCCGTGGCCATCTACATGGGCATGTGGTTCCCCGACGTGCCGCGCTGGATCTGGGCGCTGGCCGCGCTGGCGGCAATGGGCTCGGTCAACCTGATGGCGGTCAAGGCCTATGGCGAGTTCGAGTTCTGGTTCGCCATGATCAAGATCGTCACCATCGTGCTGATGCTGATCGGCGGCGGCGCCATGATCGTGTTCGGCTTTGGCAACGGCGGTATCGCCACCGGCATCTCGAACCTGTGGGCGCACGGCGGTTTCATGCCCAACGGCGCCTCCGGCGTGCTGATGTCGCTGCAGATGGTGATGTTCGCCTACCTCGGCGTGGAGATGATCGGCCTGACCGCCGGCGAGGCGCGCAACCCGAAGAAGTCGATCCCTGACGCGATCAACTCGGTGTTCTGGCGCATCCTGATCTTCTACGTGGGTGCGCTGTTCGTGATCCTGTCGCTGTACCCGTGGAACGAGATCGGCGCCCAGGGCAGCCCCTTCGTGCTGACTTTCGAGCGGCTGGGCATCAAGACCGCCGCCGGCATCATCAACTTCGTGGTGCTGACCGCGGCGCTGTCGTCGTGCAATGGCGGCATCTTCAGCACCGGGCGCATGCTGTACAACCTGGCGCAGCAGGGCCAGGCGCCGCAGGCCTTTGCCAAGGTCGACCGCAATGGCGTGCCGCGCCGCGCGCTGCTGGTGTCGATCGCCGCGCTGCTGTGCGGCGTGCTGCTCAATTACCTGGTGCCCGAGCAGGTCTTCGTCTGGGTGACGGCGATTTCCACCTTCGGCGCGGTCTGGACCTGGGCCATCATCCTGGTCACGCAGATCCAGTTCCGCCGCAGCCTGTCGGCGGCCGAGCGCAAGGCGCTGGCCTTCCGCATGCCGTTCTGGCCCTATGGCTCCTACATCGCGCTGGCCTTCCTGGCGCTGGTGGTGGCGCTGATGGCCTACTTCCCGGAGACCCGCGTGGCGCTGTACGTGGGCCCGGGCTGGCTGGTGCTGCTGACGGTGTGCTACTACGCGCTGGACATGCGCTCGCGCGGGCCAGTCAGCTACCGCGCCTGAGCTTGCCGTAGCCAGCGGGGTGCGCCGGCCGGCGCGCCTCGCTACAATGGCTCCCGGGCAATCCAACGCCAGGGGGCCGAATGTCCGAGACCACTGAGGTTGCTGGCAACGCGGCGGCTGCGCCGCCGCGCAACAGCGCCGCCGATGCCGAGGCCCGCGCCATCGCGGTTGCCGATACGGTCGCGCGCACTGCCGTCGAGCAGGCCGACCATGCCATGCGCCACTGGACCGACCCCACCGCGGGGCCGGTACGCATCGGCTCCGCGCAGCACCTGCAGATGTTCTGCAATATGCTGCTGCAGACCCACAACCCCTACAAACCCGCCGTGATCGACTGGCCGAAGCTGTCGCCGGAGGCCCTGCACCGCGTCACCTCGCTGCCGATCTGGGATATCGCCGTGCAGACCGAGGGCCGCGCCTCGATCCGAGTCAAGACCTTTGCCCAGACCGTCAGCGATCCGCTGCTGCGCATCGCGCTGGAAATGGACGGCGGCGAAGAGGCGCGCCACAAGGTGGTGCTGTCGAAACTGGTCGAGGCCTACGGCATCGCGCTCGCGCCCGAGCCTGACTACCCGCCCCCGGACGATCCGGAATGGGGCTGGCTGGTTACCGGCTACAGCGAGTGCATCGACAGCTTCTTCGCCTTCGGCCTGTTCGCCGCGGCCAGGCGCTCCGGCTTCTTCCCCGCCGAGCTGGTCGAGACCTTCGAGCCGGTGATCCAGGAGGAAGGCCGGCATATCCTGTTCTTCGTCAACTGGGCCGCCTGGTACCGGCGCACCCTGCCGTGGTGGCGCCGTCCGCTGTTTGCGCTGAAGGTGGCGCGGGTGTGGGCCTTCCTGGTCTGGGAGCGCATCGGCATCGCGCGCGGCATCGACACCGACGGCGTGGCCCAGGACGCCAACTTCACCATGAACGGCTCGGCGGCGCTGGGCGAAGCCCTGACGCCGGGCGCGATGATCGACCTGTGCCTGGCCGAGAACGACCGGCGCATGGCCGGCTACGACGCGCGCCTGCTGCGCCCGGAAACCGTGCCGCGGCTGGCCCGGCTGGCGCGGCGCTTCGTCAAGTAGGGCCGGCCCATGCACCTTGCGTTGGCATTGTCGCTGCTGTCGCTGGCGGTCTGGCTGGTGCTGATCTTTGCCCGCGCGGGCTTCTGGCGCGTGCGCAAGCCGGCTGCCGCACCGGATCCCGCAGCCTGGCCGGAGGTGGTCGCGGTCATCCCCGCCCGCAACGAGGCCGACGTGATCGGCCGCGCCGTGGCCGGCGTGCTGGGCCAGCGCTACCGGGGCCGGCTGGCGCTGGTGGTGGTGGACGACCACAGCCAGGACGGCACCGCCGATATCGCCCGCGCCGCCGCCGCGGCCACCGCGCGCCCGCGGGGGCTGACCGTGATCGGCGCTCGCGAGCTGCCGGCCGGCTGGAGCGGCAAGGTCTGGGCGCAGTCCGAAGGATTGGCCGCGGCCGACGGCATCGCCCCGCAGGCCCGCTACGTCTGGCTGACCGATGCCGATATCTGGCACGGCCCCGGCGTGCTGGCCGGTCTGGTGGCGCGCGCCGAGCACGAACGGCGCGACCTGGTCTCGCTGATGGTCCGGCTGCGCTGCGAATCCGCCTGGGAACGGCTGATCGTGCCGGCCTTTGTCTTCTTCTTCGCCAAGCTCTACCCCTTCGCCCGCGTGCGCGATGCCCGCTGCCGCGTGGCGGCCGCGGCCGGGGGCTGCATGCTGGC harbors:
- a CDS encoding LysR family transcriptional regulator; amino-acid sequence: MKTTIDELLAFAAVVDTGSITAAAEQLKLTVSAASRTLGRLEEKLQTTLLRRTTRRLELTEEGAAFLEHARAILAMVDEAEEQIAARRLRPVGRLRVDAATPFMLHVIVPLLEGFRASYPEVELELNSNEGIIDLIEKRTDVAFRIGQLKDSTLHARPIGTSRIRILASPGYLKRHGTPTKPAQLAQHALLGFTQPESLNDWPLRDDDGSVLHIKPTIASSSGETLRSLALNGQGIACLSDFMTRDDRQDGRLVQLFAKQTLDVRQSINAVYYRNTALASRITCFVEYVVKVLGQKPFES
- a CDS encoding amino acid permease; this translates as MSASAEHLQRGLGERHIRLMALGSAIGVGLFLGAGNAIKMAGPAIMLGYLIGGAVIFLIMRALGEMAVHNPVAGSFCRYAQDHMGPLAGYLTGWNYWFLWLVTCVAEITAVAIYMGMWFPDVPRWIWALAALAAMGSVNLMAVKAYGEFEFWFAMIKIVTIVLMLIGGGAMIVFGFGNGGIATGISNLWAHGGFMPNGASGVLMSLQMVMFAYLGVEMIGLTAGEARNPKKSIPDAINSVFWRILIFYVGALFVILSLYPWNEIGAQGSPFVLTFERLGIKTAAGIINFVVLTAALSSCNGGIFSTGRMLYNLAQQGQAPQAFAKVDRNGVPRRALLVSIAALLCGVLLNYLVPEQVFVWVTAISTFGAVWTWAIILVTQIQFRRSLSAAERKALAFRMPFWPYGSYIALAFLALVVALMAYFPETRVALYVGPGWLVLLTVCYYALDMRSRGPVSYRA
- a CDS encoding alkene reductase, with amino-acid sequence MSPLFKPFAMAEQTLSNRIAMAPLTRSRNPDGVPNDLNALYYGQRADAGLIVTEGTVISPSAQGFLFNPGLYTPQQVEGWRKVTDAVHAKRGTIFTQLWHVGRVSHVSIQPGGIQPVSATDQVAKNTKAWGYTADGTPGAVDVSAPRALASGEVYGVIADFAEAAANAIAAGFDGVELHGANGYLIEQFLNPTVNDRTDEFRGDTLEGRTRFVLAAIDAVAARIGAHRTAIRLSPYGGLGDMAEYPELEQTYLHLADELSKRNIAYVHLMDQSTRGSSATPGDFLARFRRRFTGALILAGGMTRARAEQLIADDLIDIAAFGEPFIANPDLVARLENNWPLASSDRAHHYGGGAEGYTDYPAYDGAAAA
- the dkgB gene encoding 2,5-didehydrogluconate reductase DkgB, with product MSVPSFGVGTFRLTGQAVIDSVRNALDLGYRAVDTAQIYGNEADVGQAIAKAGVKRDELFVTTKIWTANYAAGKLVPSLRESLDKLRTDYVDLTLIHWPAPGNGVALPEYMAALAEAKALGLTRQIGVSNFNIALTKQALDAVGKGEIATNQIELSPYLQNHKLAAFLKEQGIAVTSYMTLAYGKVLKDPVLAQIANKHRATVAQVALAWALQLGYAVIPSSTRRENLASNLLARDLKLDADDMAQIAALERNGREVSPEGLAPAWD
- a CDS encoding glycosyltransferase, with product MHLALALSLLSLAVWLVLIFARAGFWRVRKPAAAPDPAAWPEVVAVIPARNEADVIGRAVAGVLGQRYRGRLALVVVDDHSQDGTADIARAAAAATARPRGLTVIGARELPAGWSGKVWAQSEGLAAADGIAPQARYVWLTDADIWHGPGVLAGLVARAEHERRDLVSLMVRLRCESAWERLIVPAFVFFFAKLYPFARVRDARCRVAAAAGGCMLASRAALARIGGFAAIRGELIDDCGLAARIKPGGAIRLDLADDSVSLRPYNDWRSLWDMIARSAYTQLRYSPPLLAGAVAGMVLTYLVPPVLALGWRLWPAWLAWGAMTLAYLPMLREYRQPAWLAPLLPVTALFYLGATIDSARRYWLRRGGQWKGRAQAPVRS